A single genomic interval of Arctopsyche grandis isolate Sample6627 chromosome 8, ASM5162203v2, whole genome shotgun sequence harbors:
- the EMC6 gene encoding ER membrane protein complex subunit 6, which produces MPSGRSSSAMATTAGGPGGAGAAARAPELGALSEPALRNNAAVVEYCRTSMAALAGSTAGLLGLTSFYGFGFYLFSVFSLWILLLMKAGSSWQKFFISRRSLLTNGFLGALFTYILFWTFIYGMVHVY; this is translated from the exons ATGCCGAGCGGTCGTTCTTCAAGCGCGATGGCCACGACTGCAGGCGgccccgggggcgcaggcgctgcTGCCCGGGCCCCTGAATTGGGGGCCCTCAGTGAACCCGCCCTTCGCAACAATGCTGCCGTCGTCGAATACTGTCGGACATCTATGGCTGCTCTAGCAGGATCGACTGCTG GTTTGCTCGGCCTCACTAGTTTCTATGGATTTGGCTTCTATCTATTCTCCGTATTCAGCCTGTGGATATTGTTACTGATGAAGGCCGGCTCCAGTTGGCAGAAATTCTTCATCTCGAGACGGAGTCTACTCACCAACGGATTCTTAGGAGCTCTATTCACCTACATCCTATTCTGGACATTTATCTACGGAATGGTTCACGTGTATTGA